In Moorena sp. SIOASIH, the following proteins share a genomic window:
- a CDS encoding tetratricopeptide repeat protein, whose translation MMYTYLTEAITACEQALETPSPNRPDFASTCRVLGNILQGMGRFDDAIFWHSRVFDSKPNLVQVYAKIASLYSSQQQWQAAIASYYHALSLQPDFAEAYWSLAEIYSQLGKKDEEIECWYQTLSLKPQSAKAQGHYKLGKAFLAQGKPDRGIACFQNAIERDSSLWAAYYELGDCLIAQGKWDNAIACYRQLIDLDPNQAKAHYKIAGIWLKQGMVDTAIAAFRRSIEVDPNFPGAYRELIQLLIQQQKWDEAIVSCRAVIATVGDYPWSYVKLGDALVKKSELTEAYTCYQKAAKLRGWHQCAQKDYRFTQDRFTFKIPVWEKHLQSLAGVADAQCLEIGSFQGNSACWLLDKILTNSSARLTCVSPHFQEEFAGNIAKTGAAEKVTRLEGKPEQLLNSLDSNCYDLANIRDRRHKATIAEQNALLCWKLLKVGGLMIVNNYGWSNPAKPQEAPKIGINRFLDSVKGQFEILHQARIVILKKIAS comes from the coding sequence ATGATGTACACTTACTTAACTGAAGCAATTACCGCTTGTGAGCAAGCTTTGGAAACTCCATCACCAAATCGACCTGATTTTGCTTCGACTTGCCGAGTTTTAGGCAATATCTTGCAAGGGATGGGTCGGTTTGATGATGCAATTTTCTGGCACTCTAGAGTGTTCGATAGCAAACCGAATTTAGTGCAAGTATATGCTAAGATAGCAAGTTTATACAGTAGTCAACAACAGTGGCAGGCAGCGATCGCATCCTACTACCATGCTCTTAGCCTCCAGCCAGATTTTGCTGAGGCTTACTGGAGTTTGGCAGAAATCTATTCTCAGCTGGGGAAAAAAGACGAGGAAATTGAGTGTTGGTATCAGACTCTGAGCCTGAAACCCCAATCAGCAAAAGCTCAGGGGCATTATAAACTAGGGAAAGCTTTCCTGGCTCAGGGTAAACCGGATCGAGGCATTGCTTGCTTCCAAAATGCGATTGAGCGTGACTCCAGCTTATGGGCAGCTTACTACGAGTTAGGAGACTGTTTGATAGCCCAGGGAAAGTGGGATAATGCGATCGCATGTTATCGTCAGTTAATCGACCTTGACCCAAATCAAGCTAAGGCTCACTATAAAATTGCTGGGATTTGGCTCAAACAAGGAATGGTGGACACAGCGATTGCAGCGTTTCGCCGCTCGATTGAGGTTGATCCAAATTTCCCTGGAGCTTATCGGGAATTGATCCAACTGTTGATTCAACAGCAGAAGTGGGATGAAGCGATTGTCTCATGCCGTGCGGTAATTGCTACAGTCGGTGACTATCCCTGGAGTTATGTTAAACTAGGGGATGCTTTGGTAAAAAAAAGTGAGTTGACCGAAGCCTACACCTGTTATCAAAAAGCTGCTAAATTGCGGGGTTGGCATCAGTGTGCTCAGAAGGATTATCGATTCACCCAGGATAGGTTTACCTTTAAAATTCCGGTCTGGGAAAAACACTTGCAGTCCCTAGCTGGTGTCGCAGATGCTCAATGTCTGGAAATTGGGAGTTTTCAAGGCAACTCCGCTTGCTGGTTACTTGATAAAATCCTGACTAACTCTTCAGCTCGATTAACTTGTGTTTCGCCACACTTTCAGGAAGAGTTTGCTGGCAATATCGCTAAAACTGGAGCAGCGGAAAAGGTGACTAGGTTAGAGGGAAAACCTGAGCAGTTGCTTAATTCCCTTGATAGCAATTGCTACGATTTAGCTAACATTCGCGACAGGCGTCACAAAGCTACCATTGCTGAGCAAAATGCTTTACTTTGTTGGAAGCTGCTCAAGGTTGGGGGGCTGATGATCGTTAATAACTATGGATGGAGCAATCCGGCTAAACCACAAGAAGCGCCTAAAATTGGGATTAATAGGTTTCTAGATTCAGTTAAGGGTCAGTTTGAGATTCTGCATCAGGCTCGCATAGTTATTCTTAAAAAAATAGCGTCTTAA
- a CDS encoding tetratricopeptide repeat protein, protein MSRDIKHSSGHDHDSVDQTQGQLKVVKIQVKLAKDHANRGSLYAQQQQWPEAIACYEKAIAIDPKFAGAYRNLARVFAKTGQQAEATECWYQALTLEPNWAKPEEHVKLGNRLWSLGKPDQAITCYRQALELKPNLLQVYYRLGEILKSQGKMEDAIALYQQAVENNPRNHQAMNYYRQIVDSNPNSSAKDYHQLGQLLRGQSRFKEAIESYQKAIELDPCFKRAYIDLQYTWIESEQLEQLITFYRQCIKRQPDFPLAWGNLGDVLTQQGQLQEAISCYQTSSYKTAVASNPKLAEVHWKPKKEHGPDFVIIGAARCGTSSLHMYLSRYPQIMSPHKKELNFFSKYFNQGIDWYLAHFPSITDYPNFLAGEASPNYFDCTESAQRMFQFFPKVKLIVLLRNPVDRAISCYYHNFYHGREKRSLEDALALEKQRLETLTESELLEIGYRHPNNLLGSLYVYKLKRWMEIFPREQFLIVKSEDFYSNPKTVMSTIIEFLGLSDQKFFQYPKCNGRSYTPISKELRQSLSEFFRPHNQKLEDYLGIKFNWD, encoded by the coding sequence ATGTCAAGGGATATCAAGCACTCTTCGGGTCATGATCACGATTCTGTTGACCAAACCCAGGGCCAGCTCAAAGTGGTCAAAATTCAAGTAAAGTTGGCTAAAGACCATGCTAATCGGGGCAGTCTGTATGCTCAACAGCAACAGTGGCCCGAAGCGATCGCATGTTACGAAAAAGCGATCGCAATTGACCCCAAATTTGCTGGAGCTTACCGTAACTTGGCTCGGGTTTTCGCTAAAACAGGTCAACAGGCGGAAGCTACGGAGTGTTGGTATCAGGCTCTAACCCTAGAGCCAAATTGGGCTAAACCAGAGGAGCATGTTAAGTTGGGCAACAGGCTGTGGTCTCTAGGAAAACCAGACCAAGCCATCACCTGTTATCGACAAGCCCTTGAGTTAAAGCCCAATTTACTGCAAGTTTACTATCGTCTGGGGGAGATACTCAAATCTCAGGGAAAGATGGAAGATGCGATCGCACTTTATCAACAGGCGGTCGAGAATAATCCCCGAAATCACCAAGCCATGAACTACTATCGACAAATAGTCGATAGTAATCCCAACTCTAGCGCTAAAGATTATCATCAGTTGGGTCAACTGCTCAGAGGGCAAAGTCGATTCAAAGAAGCCATTGAGTCTTATCAAAAAGCGATTGAGCTTGACCCGTGTTTTAAGCGAGCTTATATAGACCTACAGTACACCTGGATTGAATCAGAGCAGTTAGAGCAACTTATCACCTTTTATCGACAGTGCATCAAACGGCAACCAGATTTTCCTCTGGCTTGGGGGAATTTAGGGGATGTGCTAACCCAGCAAGGCCAACTTCAGGAAGCGATTAGCTGTTACCAAACTAGCTCTTACAAGACAGCAGTTGCATCTAATCCCAAACTTGCCGAGGTTCACTGGAAACCTAAAAAAGAGCATGGTCCAGACTTCGTTATTATTGGAGCGGCCAGATGTGGTACATCTTCCTTACATATGTATCTGAGTCGTTATCCACAAATTATGTCCCCTCATAAAAAAGAGTTAAATTTTTTCAGTAAATATTTTAATCAAGGGATTGATTGGTATCTCGCTCATTTTCCATCCATTACCGACTATCCTAATTTCTTAGCTGGGGAAGCAAGCCCTAATTATTTTGACTGCACTGAATCTGCCCAACGGATGTTTCAGTTTTTTCCCAAGGTTAAGCTCATTGTTTTATTGAGAAATCCCGTTGACCGCGCCATCTCTTGTTACTATCACAATTTTTATCATGGCCGAGAAAAGCGCAGTCTAGAAGATGCCCTAGCTCTAGAAAAGCAACGACTGGAAACCTTGACAGAATCAGAGCTATTAGAGATTGGGTATCGACACCCAAATAATTTGTTAGGAAGTCTTTACGTCTATAAGTTAAAACGATGGATGGAGATTTTTCCAAGAGAACAATTTTTAATAGTGAAGAGTGAAGACTTCTATAGCAATCCCAAGACTGTTATGAGTACCATCATTGAATTCTTGGGATTATCTGATCAGAAGTTTTTTCAATACCCCAAATGCAATGGTAGGTCTTACACTCCCATTAGTAAGGAATTGAGACAAAGCTTAAGTGAATTTTTTCGACCTCATAATCAGAAGTTGGAAGATTATTTAGGAATAAAGTTTAATTGGGATTAG